The Pirellulales bacterium DNA window GCCGATTGGCCGACATCGCTTCGAACACGTCGGCCACGACTAACACCCGCGCCGCCCAGGGAATTTGATCGGCCTGGTATCCGTGATGGTAGCCGCTTCCATCCAGCCGTTCGTGATGTGCGCCCGCCACGGCCGCCAGGGTTTTAAAAGCATTGACTTTTTCCAAAATTTGTTGCGTGTAGGCCGGATGCTTGCGGATTTGTTCGTATTCTTGCGGCGTGGGCCGAGCGGGTTTATCCCAAATCAAATTGGAAATGCCCAGCTTGCCGATATCATGCAACAGCGCGGCACGACGCAGGTCGCGCACCACCGTCGCCGGGCGATCAAACTCGCGCGCCATGCCGACGGCGATTTCCGCCACGCGCGTCGAGTGCTGATACGTCCAAGGAGACTTGGCATCGACCACCTTGGAAAATGCCTCAGCCACGCGGTCCAAGCACGCCTCGTCCGCCAGTAGGACAGCGTCGTCAGGCTCCCACTGGCTAAGCACTTGCGGTAGGTCGTCG harbors:
- a CDS encoding HD domain-containing phosphohydrolase — its product is LDEHWNGRGNPRGLQGGEISLLGRICCLAQTVEVFFTAYGIESAMDVARQRRGEWFDPQLVDALLGFKNDANFWDQLFSDDLPQVLSQWEPDDAVLLADEACLDRVAEAFSKVVDAKSPWTYQHSTRVAEIAVGMAREFDRPATVVRDLRRAALLHDIGKLGISNLIWDKPARPTPQEYEQIRKHPAYTQQILEKVNAFKTLAAVAGAHHERLDGSGYHHGYQADQIPWAARVLVVADVFEAMSANRPYRDAVPYEQIYQMLSADAGKGFDSDCVNALIRWQKQNELEPRVEAQLREVERLLAEL